In one window of Aceticella autotrophica DNA:
- the nth gene encoding endonuclease III: MRIIREEASEVIKILQENYPDTRSGLRFNNVFELLIATILSAQCTDKRVNIVTERLFSKYKTPYDFADMNQEALEKEIKDCGLYRNKSKNIINTCKILCEKYNGEVPDELSKLMELPGVGRKTANVILSNGFLKEAIAVDTHVFRVSNRIGFADSKDVFKTEMQLRDIIPKNLWSKSHHLLIYHGRNICTARKPKCNICPINHICLFNKNAMKIE; encoded by the coding sequence TTGAGGATAATACGGGAAGAGGCATCTGAGGTTATAAAAATACTTCAGGAAAATTATCCTGACACGAGATCGGGGCTTCGTTTTAACAATGTATTTGAACTTTTGATTGCAACAATATTGTCTGCACAATGTACCGACAAAAGGGTAAATATTGTTACTGAAAGGCTTTTTTCTAAGTACAAGACCCCTTATGATTTTGCCGATATGAATCAGGAGGCATTGGAGAAGGAAATAAAAGATTGTGGCTTGTACAGAAATAAATCTAAAAACATAATTAATACATGCAAAATATTATGTGAAAAATATAATGGTGAAGTACCGGATGAGTTAAGTAAATTGATGGAATTACCCGGTGTAGGACGCAAAACGGCAAATGTTATATTAAGCAATGGATTTTTAAAGGAGGCAATTGCTGTTGATACACACGTATTCAGGGTTTCAAACAGAATAGGATTTGCCGACAGCAAGGACGTGTTTAAAACAGAAATGCAGCTTAGGGATATTATTCCGAAAAATTTATGGTCCAAATCCCACCATTTATTGATATATCACGGACGAAATATTTGTACCGCAAGAAAGCCAAAATGCAATATTTGTCCTATTAATCACATATGTTTATTTAATAAAAATGCAATGAAAATTGAATAA
- a CDS encoding VanW family protein has protein sequence METKDRKADRKKINYFYIIILTIVIILFTGSISLSYFILKQDVITKGVFVNDIDLSHLTKQQALEKLKNSLKPMGNIDIILTYNGKQYKVPQDKLKLSYNYNQMVDDAYNIGRKGNYLERLKTIYETGKQGKRLKYYMKADYANLNGYIKDIAKEIDREPVNAKISIKNGSISLTDDIPGQKADTDKVLKDIEKEVDGMIKGDIKENKAVIPIAVNMIDAKIKKSALEMIKDKVSTFSTVFNPADANRTENLAVAAKAVNGKLIMPGDKFSLNKTLGPRIIENGYKEAPVIINNKLEPAIGGGICQVATTLYNAVLRADLKVDERYHHAFPVGYIQPGQDATISGDALDLKFENQLQYPIYIEAYISNNKFIVNLYGYSSDKSKRIEIYSEIVETYTPKIVYIDDPTIDEGKEQVEVQEHTGYKVNTYKLIYKNNVLVKKEFLYTDVYDPINGVVKRGTKKTSVTVKPES, from the coding sequence ATGGAAACTAAAGATAGGAAGGCAGATAGAAAAAAAATTAATTATTTTTATATTATCATTTTAACCATAGTAATTATATTATTTACTGGTTCTATATCGCTGTCTTATTTTATTTTAAAACAGGATGTAATAACAAAAGGGGTTTTTGTAAATGACATTGATTTAAGTCATTTAACCAAACAACAGGCACTTGAAAAATTAAAGAACAGCTTGAAGCCGATGGGAAACATAGATATTATTCTTACATATAATGGTAAGCAATATAAGGTGCCGCAAGACAAACTTAAATTAAGCTACAACTATAATCAAATGGTTGATGATGCTTATAATATCGGAAGGAAAGGCAATTATTTAGAACGTTTAAAAACAATATATGAGACAGGTAAGCAGGGTAAGCGTTTAAAATATTATATGAAGGCTGACTATGCAAATTTAAATGGATATATAAAAGATATTGCAAAGGAAATAGATAGGGAACCAGTAAATGCAAAAATCAGTATTAAAAATGGAAGTATCTCCCTTACAGATGATATACCGGGGCAAAAAGCAGATACTGATAAGGTTTTAAAGGATATAGAAAAAGAAGTTGATGGTATGATAAAGGGGGATATAAAGGAAAATAAGGCTGTTATCCCTATTGCGGTGAATATGATTGATGCCAAAATAAAAAAATCTGCGCTTGAAATGATAAAAGACAAGGTTTCAACATTTTCAACGGTTTTTAATCCTGCCGATGCAAATAGAACAGAGAATTTAGCTGTTGCTGCAAAGGCTGTTAACGGTAAGCTTATTATGCCGGGGGATAAATTTTCTTTAAATAAAACATTAGGACCAAGGATTATAGAAAATGGATATAAGGAAGCCCCTGTTATAATTAACAATAAACTTGAACCGGCTATTGGAGGTGGAATATGTCAGGTTGCCACTACCCTTTATAATGCGGTATTAAGGGCAGACTTGAAAGTTGATGAAAGATATCACCATGCCTTTCCGGTCGGATATATACAGCCGGGGCAGGATGCCACAATATCAGGGGATGCGTTGGATTTAAAATTTGAAAATCAATTACAATATCCGATTTACATAGAAGCTTATATCAGCAATAATAAATTTATTGTAAATTTATACGGATATTCCAGTGACAAATCTAAAAGAATTGAAATATATTCAGAAATTGTCGAAACATATACCCCAAAGATTGTATATATTGATGACCCTACGATAGATGAAGGAAAAGAGCAGGTAGAGGTTCAGGAACATACTGGTTATAAGGTTAACACATATAAATTGATTTATAAAAATAATGTACTTGTAAAAAAGGAATTTCTTTATACAGATGTGTATGATCCTATTAACGGGGTAGTGAAACGGGGTACGAAAAAGACGTCTGTTACCGTTAAACCGGAAAGCTAA
- a CDS encoding Fur family transcriptional regulator has protein sequence MNDILTILKQNGLKVTPQRLAIINVLQNTKEHPSAETIYKKLSADFPAMSLATVYKTLEMLKNIGLVQELNVGEGSFRYDANVKSHPHLICVSCNRVDDLDEDVLKDLLKEVNKHTDYLLTGQKLYFYGYCPECKKKIKQQNNE, from the coding sequence TTGAATGATATTTTAACAATCTTGAAACAAAACGGGCTAAAGGTTACACCACAGCGGCTTGCTATCATCAATGTCTTACAAAACACAAAAGAACATCCAAGTGCGGAAACAATTTACAAAAAATTGTCAGCCGATTTCCCTGCAATGAGTCTTGCAACCGTATACAAAACATTGGAAATGTTGAAAAATATTGGTCTTGTTCAGGAGCTTAATGTAGGTGAAGGCAGCTTCAGATATGATGCAAATGTAAAGTCACATCCGCACCTTATATGTGTAAGCTGCAATCGTGTTGATGACCTTGATGAAGATGTTTTAAAGGACCTTTTAAAGGAAGTAAATAAACACACAGATTATTTGCTTACAGGACAAAAATTATATTTCTACGGCTATTGCCCTGAGTGTAAGAAAAAAATAAAACAGCAAAACAACGAGTGA
- a CDS encoding Cof-type HAD-IIB family hydrolase: protein MGYKLIAVDMDDTLLTHDKKISEENIKALRLAHEKGIRIVISTGRIYASAYSYSEVLGFKPFIIASNGAIIRDPDNRKLYESVMDMNEIVQLIRISERYNTYYHFYSDTTVYTPEVSNKYEKYAEWNKLFSSFLKVDVKEIENPLVNVYKLNTSIVKYVIFNDDNNLIKIIRDDLGVKSNLNITSSYFNNIEIINKGVNKGNALKILGDYYNIDRSEMIAVGDSENDLEMVRYAGLGVAVDNAIDLLKSNADFITKSNMDNGVAHVIEKYIL from the coding sequence ATGGGGTACAAGTTAATTGCCGTTGATATGGATGATACATTATTGACACATGACAAAAAGATTTCAGAAGAAAATATTAAAGCATTAAGATTGGCTCATGAGAAGGGTATTCGTATTGTAATTTCAACAGGAAGGATATATGCCTCTGCATATTCATATTCTGAAGTATTGGGTTTTAAACCTTTTATTATAGCCAGCAATGGAGCAATTATCAGGGATCCAGATAATAGGAAACTATATGAAAGTGTAATGGATATGAATGAAATTGTCCAATTAATCAGGATAAGTGAAAGATACAACACATATTACCATTTTTATAGTGATACTACTGTATATACACCGGAGGTCTCAAATAAATATGAAAAATATGCCGAATGGAATAAATTATTTTCATCATTTTTAAAGGTTGATGTTAAGGAGATTGAAAATCCGCTTGTTAATGTATATAAATTAAATACATCTATTGTAAAGTACGTAATATTTAATGATGATAATAATCTGATAAAAATAATTAGAGATGACCTTGGTGTTAAAAGTAACCTTAATATAACAAGCTCATATTTCAATAATATTGAAATTATAAATAAAGGTGTTAATAAAGGAAACGCCCTAAAAATACTGGGGGATTATTATAATATTGACAGGAGTGAAATGATAGCTGTCGGAGACAGTGAAAATGACCTTGAAATGGTGAGATATGCCGGACTTGGTGTTGCGGTTGATAATGCAATTGATCTTCTTAAGAGTAATGCGGATTTTATCACAAAGTCAAATATGGACAATGGAGTAGCACATGTAATAGAAAAATATATACTATAA
- the gap gene encoding type I glyceraldehyde-3-phosphate dehydrogenase, producing MAVKVGINGFGRIGRNVFRAALKGNVDFEFVAFNNRTEAKTLAHLLKYDSTFGKFEGEVFAKDDALVVNGKEIKVLKEADPANLPWKDLGVDIVIESTGKFTNREDALKHIQAGAKKVIITAPAKNEDITIVLGVNEEKYDPERHNIISNASCTTNCLAPFAKVLHNKFTIKRGLMTTVHAYTNDQRILDLAHKDLRRARAAALSIIPTTTGAAKAVALVLPELKGKLNGFAMRVPTPDVSIVDLVAELDKTVTVEEVNAVLKAASENELKGILGYTEEPLVSIDFKGDSRSSIIDGLSTMVMEGNLVKVVSWYDNEWGYSCRVVDLVKYIADRL from the coding sequence ATGGCAGTAAAAGTTGGTATAAATGGCTTTGGAAGAATAGGAAGAAATGTTTTTAGGGCTGCTTTAAAGGGAAACGTTGATTTTGAATTTGTGGCATTCAATAACAGAACAGAGGCAAAGACATTAGCACATTTATTAAAATATGATTCAACATTTGGCAAATTTGAAGGGGAAGTTTTTGCAAAAGACGATGCTCTTGTTGTGAATGGAAAAGAGATAAAGGTATTAAAAGAAGCTGACCCTGCAAATCTTCCATGGAAAGACCTTGGCGTTGATATTGTAATTGAATCAACGGGAAAATTTACAAATAGAGAGGATGCCTTAAAGCATATACAGGCAGGGGCAAAAAAAGTTATCATAACAGCACCTGCAAAAAATGAGGATATCACGATAGTTTTGGGTGTTAATGAAGAAAAATACGATCCTGAAAGACATAATATAATTTCTAATGCATCATGTACAACAAATTGCTTAGCTCCATTTGCGAAGGTGTTACATAATAAATTTACAATAAAGAGAGGGTTAATGACAACGGTTCATGCATACACAAATGACCAAAGAATCCTTGACCTTGCACATAAAGATTTGAGAAGGGCAAGAGCTGCAGCATTATCAATTATTCCTACAACAACGGGTGCTGCCAAAGCTGTTGCACTTGTATTGCCGGAATTGAAAGGGAAACTTAATGGTTTTGCAATGAGAGTTCCAACACCTGATGTTTCAATAGTTGACCTTGTAGCAGAACTTGATAAAACAGTAACAGTAGAAGAGGTTAATGCGGTATTAAAGGCTGCTTCAGAAAACGAATTAAAGGGTATTCTTGGATATACGGAAGAACCATTGGTATCTATTGATTTTAAAGGCGATTCAAGGTCATCTATTATTGATGGATTATCAACAATGGTTATGGAAGGCAATTTAGTAAAAGTAGTTTCGTGGTATGATAATGAGTGGGGTTATTCATGCAGGGTTGTTGACCTTGTAAAGTATATAGCAGATAGATTGTAA
- a CDS encoding phosphoglycerate kinase yields the protein MKKTVRDIDVAGKRVLVRVDFNVPMDKEKNITDDTRIKAALPTIKYLLNNRAKVILVSHLGRPKGKINPEYSLKPVAKRLSELLNKPVIMADDVIGEDAKAKVVALKEGEVLLLENVRFCPEEEKNDPQFSKELASFADIYVNDAFGTAHRAHASTAGVAAYIPAVSGFLMEKELTFLGEAIKNPKRPFVAVLGGSKVSDKIGVITNLLDKVNSILIGGGMAYTFLKAQGYEIGKSLLEEDKLSLARDLLERAKQKGVNMLLPVDTAVCKELKSGTPYKIVDIDKIPKDEIGVDIGPRTAEEFSKIIKNAKTVVWNGPMGVFEINEFAKGTEAIAKAMSECAGITIIGGGDSAAAVEKLGYADKVSHISTGGGASLEFLEGKVLPGIDALNDK from the coding sequence ATGAAAAAGACTGTTAGGGATATTGATGTAGCAGGTAAAAGGGTGCTTGTAAGGGTAGATTTTAATGTTCCTATGGATAAAGAAAAAAATATAACGGATGATACAAGAATTAAAGCAGCACTGCCTACCATCAAATATCTTTTGAATAATAGGGCAAAGGTTATACTTGTGTCACATCTTGGAAGACCCAAAGGAAAGATAAATCCTGAATATTCTCTAAAACCGGTTGCAAAAAGGTTATCAGAACTTTTAAATAAACCTGTTATTATGGCGGATGACGTTATTGGAGAAGATGCGAAAGCAAAGGTGGTCGCCCTGAAAGAAGGAGAAGTGCTTTTGTTGGAGAATGTAAGATTTTGTCCGGAGGAGGAAAAAAACGATCCCCAATTTTCAAAAGAATTGGCTTCATTTGCCGATATCTATGTAAATGATGCATTTGGCACCGCTCACAGGGCACATGCATCAACAGCCGGTGTCGCGGCATATATTCCCGCCGTATCTGGTTTCCTGATGGAAAAGGAACTGACTTTTTTAGGAGAAGCAATTAAAAATCCTAAAAGACCTTTTGTTGCGGTTCTCGGGGGGTCAAAGGTTTCTGACAAAATAGGTGTGATAACAAATCTTCTTGATAAGGTTAATAGCATTTTAATTGGTGGAGGAATGGCATATACCTTTTTAAAAGCACAGGGTTATGAAATAGGCAAATCTTTATTAGAAGAGGATAAACTTAGTTTAGCAAGGGACCTTCTTGAAAGAGCGAAACAAAAAGGCGTTAATATGCTGCTACCTGTTGATACGGCTGTATGCAAGGAGTTAAAATCAGGAACACCGTATAAAATTGTGGATATAGATAAAATACCAAAGGATGAAATCGGTGTAGATATAGGTCCAAGGACAGCGGAAGAATTCTCTAAAATAATAAAAAATGCAAAAACAGTTGTTTGGAATGGACCTATGGGAGTATTTGAAATAAATGAATTTGCAAAAGGTACAGAGGCTATAGCTAAAGCAATGAGCGAATGCGCAGGCATTACCATAATAGGCGGAGGAGATTCTGCCGCTGCTGTTGAAAAGCTTGGATATGCCGATAAAGTATCTCATATATCAACTGGCGGCGGTGCTTCCTTAGAATTTTTGGAAGGCAAAGTTTTACCGGGAATTGATGCTTTAAATGATAAATAA
- the tpiA gene encoding triose-phosphate isomerase — protein MRKPIIAGNWKMHMTPFEAQNLAKELIPLVKNTDVEVVVIPPFVDLIDVKKIINGTNIELGAQNMHWEEKGAFTGEISPVMLKEIGVKYVIIGHSERRQYFAETDETVNKKVLSALNHGLNPIICVGERLEEREDGKAFEVVKKQTVAAFKDIEKDMVKDAVIAYEPIWAIGTGRTATSKDANDVIKVIRETIANIYDENIADMVRIQYGGSVKPDNASELMAESDIDGALVGGASLKAQDFARIVNY, from the coding sequence TTGAGGAAACCAATAATTGCAGGAAACTGGAAAATGCATATGACACCATTTGAAGCTCAAAATCTTGCGAAAGAACTGATACCTCTTGTTAAAAATACAGATGTCGAAGTTGTTGTTATTCCTCCTTTTGTTGATTTAATTGATGTAAAAAAAATAATTAACGGAACGAATATAGAGCTTGGAGCACAGAATATGCACTGGGAGGAAAAAGGTGCATTTACCGGCGAGATATCTCCGGTTATGCTTAAAGAAATAGGTGTTAAATATGTTATAATCGGTCATTCGGAAAGAAGACAATATTTTGCTGAAACAGATGAGACAGTCAACAAAAAGGTTTTGTCTGCTTTAAATCATGGTTTAAATCCGATTATATGTGTTGGAGAAAGACTTGAGGAGAGAGAGGATGGAAAGGCTTTTGAGGTCGTAAAAAAACAAACTGTTGCGGCATTTAAGGATATAGAAAAGGATATGGTAAAAGATGCTGTTATTGCATATGAGCCAATATGGGCAATAGGTACAGGCAGGACTGCTACTTCAAAGGATGCAAATGACGTAATCAAGGTGATAAGGGAAACAATTGCAAATATTTATGATGAAAATATTGCCGATATGGTTAGAATACAATATGGAGGCAGTGTAAAACCTGATAATGCATCAGAACTTATGGCTGAAAGTGATATAGACGGGGCATTAGTCGGCGGAGCAAGTTTGAAAGCACAGGATTTTGCAAGGATTGTAAATTATTAA
- the gpmI gene encoding 2,3-bisphosphoglycerate-independent phosphoglycerate mutase: MPKKFVMLVILDGFGMTDEIEGNAIYAAKKPNLDYYFKTYPNTTLKASGLAVGLPEGQMGNSEVGHLNIGAGRVVYQELTMISKDIEEGGFFKKKEFIDAVDNVKRNGSKLHLLGLLSDGGVHSNITHLFALMKLAKEQGLNEVYVHAFLDGRDVPPACAKVYLEKFEEKAVEMSIGKIATISGRYYAMDRDKRWDRTKKAYDAIVLGKGAYADSPIEAIDKAYAKDVTDEFVEPTVILKNGKPVATVNKNDSIIFFNFRPDRARQLTEALINEAFNQFERENGYIPIYFVSMTQYDETFKNIHVAYKPHILKNTLGEYLSKNGIKQLRIAETEKYAHVTFFFNGGVELPNKGEERVLIPSPKVATYDLKPEMSAYEVTDTVIPRILSEQYGFILLNFANPDMVGHTGVFDAAVKAIETIDECIGRIVKAVEKTGGTILITADHGNAEEMIDPVTKKPHTAHTTNPVPFIIIGEGDLDLRKDGKLADIAPTVLDIMGLAKPQEMTGESIIKR; the protein is encoded by the coding sequence ATGCCCAAAAAATTTGTAATGTTGGTGATACTTGACGGGTTTGGTATGACGGATGAAATAGAGGGTAATGCAATATATGCGGCAAAAAAGCCAAACCTTGATTATTATTTTAAGACTTATCCAAATACAACACTGAAAGCAAGCGGTCTTGCGGTGGGACTTCCGGAAGGTCAGATGGGTAATTCTGAGGTAGGGCATCTTAATATTGGAGCAGGAAGGGTTGTTTATCAAGAGTTGACTATGATAAGCAAAGACATAGAAGAAGGTGGATTTTTCAAGAAGAAGGAATTCATTGATGCAGTAGATAATGTCAAAAGAAATGGTTCTAAATTACATTTGCTTGGTCTTTTGTCAGATGGCGGGGTTCACAGCAATATTACACATCTTTTTGCATTGATGAAACTGGCAAAGGAGCAGGGACTTAATGAGGTATATGTGCATGCATTCTTAGACGGAAGAGATGTTCCGCCTGCATGTGCTAAGGTATATTTAGAGAAATTTGAAGAAAAAGCAGTTGAGATGAGTATTGGCAAGATTGCAACGATTTCGGGAAGGTATTATGCCATGGACAGGGACAAGAGATGGGACAGGACTAAGAAGGCATATGATGCTATTGTATTGGGAAAGGGTGCTTATGCGGATTCTCCGATAGAAGCGATAGATAAAGCATATGCTAAGGATGTTACAGATGAATTTGTAGAACCGACAGTTATATTAAAAAATGGAAAACCTGTTGCAACGGTAAATAAAAATGATTCTATAATATTTTTCAATTTTCGTCCGGATAGAGCAAGACAACTGACTGAGGCTTTAATAAATGAAGCATTTAATCAATTTGAAAGAGAAAATGGCTATATACCTATATATTTTGTTTCAATGACACAGTATGACGAAACATTCAAAAATATTCATGTCGCATATAAGCCGCATATTTTAAAAAATACTCTGGGTGAATATTTAAGCAAGAATGGGATAAAACAACTGAGAATTGCAGAAACAGAAAAATATGCACATGTTACCTTTTTCTTTAATGGTGGTGTAGAACTGCCGAATAAGGGAGAAGAAAGGGTGCTTATTCCCTCACCCAAGGTTGCTACATATGATTTAAAACCCGAAATGAGTGCATATGAGGTTACAGATACTGTTATACCAAGGATTTTATCGGAGCAATACGGTTTTATACTGTTGAATTTTGCAAATCCAGATATGGTTGGACATACAGGGGTTTTTGATGCGGCTGTCAAAGCAATAGAAACCATTGATGAATGTATTGGGAGGATAGTAAAGGCAGTTGAAAAGACAGGCGGCACAATACTTATTACTGCGGATCATGGCAATGCTGAAGAAATGATTGATCCTGTTACAAAGAAACCCCATACAGCCCATACAACAAATCCTGTACCATTTATAATTATCGGTGAAGGTGATTTAGACCTAAGAAAAGATGGAAAGCTTGCAGATATAGCTCCGACAGTGCTTGATATAATGGGATTGGCAAAACCACAGGAAATGACTGGGGAATCTATAATTAAAAGATAA